GGACAGCGCGGAGGTCTTCGCGATTGACCAAAGGCGCGGGGCCGGCGACTTCCGCTTCAGCAAGCGCTTCCGGCGCGAAAGACACCGGGATGTCATGGTCGTGGATGGTGATCAGGCTGATGGAGCGCGCGCCCTGCGCGGCGCCGATGCGCTCGACGATCCGGGCATGGCGCGGCCCGAACGCCCGTCCGTGCCGCACCTCGGCCCACACCAGTTCGCCAGGCTCGGCGCCGCCGTCTTCGCCGGGCGCCACCAGAAAGTCCTCCTTGGCGCGCTTGTCTATGGACTTGATGCGCCCGCCGCCATCGAAGACCCGGTAGATGCCGAGAGCACGGCGCGTCACCGCCGGCAGGCGGCGGATGGTGCGGCCCTCGTAGGCACCGCCGTCGATCGGCTGCAGACGCGCCAGCACGCGGTCGCCGCGGCCGAGGGCCGAGCGGCTGCGCGGTTCCGGCGCCATGAAAATGCGAGGGACCGGCTGATCCTCGGGCCATGCGTGTGGACGGGCGATCAGTTCGCCATCGGTATCCGGGCCGACAATCTCCACCACCGCCACCCGTGGCAGAACCGACGGATCACCCAGCTTGCGCTTGCCGAGGCGGCCGATCAGCCCGTCGCTTTCCAGATCTTTCAGCAGCGTTTTGAGGGCGGTGCGCTGGTCGCCCTTGAGGCCGAAGGCGCGGGCGATCTCCCGCTTGCCCACGTGCCGCTCGCTTTCGCGGATGAAGGCCAGGATGTCGTCGCGGCTCGGAAGGCCGGAGGCGGGTTTGTTCGGCATCACGGCGAGACATAGCCCATCCGGCCACGTCACCGCAAAGGCGGCGTCGCGTCAGGTTCCCGTCACCGTTCGAGGTTTCCGCTTCGGCGCCGCCTTCGGCGTTGCCGCGCGCTTGGTAGGTTTCTTCGTGCTCGCCTGAACCGTGCCGCTCGCCGCTTGCTTGCTGGCCTTTTCAGGGCTGGCCTTTTCCGGGCTGGCCTTTTCCGGGCTGGCCTTTTCCGGCTTGTCGGCCCTGCTCTGCGGCCTGCCGCCCTTGGCCGCGGCGCCGCCGCGGGCGGCCTTGGCCTGCAACAGCTCGATCCCCTGCTCCAAAGTCAGGTCCTCGCTCGCGACGGACTTGGGCAGGGTGGCGCGGAGCGTGCCGTGCTGCACGTACGGGCCGAACCGGCCGCGTTTGACGGTGACCGGCTTTCCGTCCGCGGGGTGGACGCCAAGCTCGATCACCGGCCCCTTGCGCTCGATGGCCTCGGCAATGAGGGTGAGGGCGCGGTTGAGGCCGATGGCGAGAACGTCATCGTCCTTCAGGGACACGTAGTTTGACCCCATCGACACGTAAGGCCCGAACCGCCCGACGCCGGCGTTGATCATCTCGCCGGTCTCCGGATGCGAACCGATCGGTCGCGGCAGCGCCAGGAGCTTCAGCGCCGTCTCCAGATCGACCGTCTCCGGATCCATGGCTTTCAACAGCGACGCCCGCTTGGGCTTCGGCTTGGCCTTGGCTTTCGCCTTGCCCTTGCCCTTGCCTTTGCTCGTCGTGGCTGGCGTTGATGACGCCGTCTCCTCCTGGGCGATCGCTGCGGGGGTTGCGGCCGGTTCTTCGGCGCCCCCGAGCTGGACGTAGTAGCCGTACGGTCCCTTGCGGAGCCACACCTCCTGGCCACCCTCGGGATCGGTCCCCAGCAAGCGGCCCTGGCCGTTGCCGACCAGCTGACGGTCGGCCTCCTCATCGCCGGACAGCACCAGCGGCCGGGTGAAGCGGCAGTCCGGATAGCGCCCGCATCCGATGAATGCGCCGTAGCGACCCAGCTTTAGGTTCAGGCGCCCGTCGTTGCAGGCCGGACATTTGCGCGGATCGGAGCCGTTTTTCGGGGTCGGGAAGAAATGCGGCCCCAGCACGGCGTCAAGCGCGTCCAGAACGTCCGAGATCTTGAGGTTCTTGGTACCGTCGACGGCGGCGCTGAAGTCGCGCCAGAACTCGGCGAGCACCGTCTTCCAATCAATGCGCCCGCCGGAGACGTCGTCGAGCTTCTCCTCCATGGCCGCCGTGAAATCATATGCAACGTAGCGCTCGAAGAAGTTGGCAAGAAACGCCGTCACCAGCCGGCCACGATCCTCGGGAACGAAGCGGCGCTGATCGAGGCGGACGTAATTGCGATCCTGCAAAACCGAGAGAATGCTGGCGTAGGTCGACGGGCGGCCGATCCCCAGCTCCTCCAGCCGCTTGACCAGGCTCGCCTCCGTGAAGCGGGGCGGCGGCTGGGTGAAGTGCTGCTCGGCCTCGGCACTCAAGCGCTCCAGCGCCTCTCCTTCCTTGAGATCGGGCAGCAAACGGTCGTCGTCGTCGCCCTTTGCAGCCGAGTCCTTCCGATCCGCGTCGTCGACTCCCTCGCGGTACACCTTGAAGAAGCCGTCGAAGGCGACGACCGAGCCGGTAGCGCGCAGGATCACCTGGCGATCGGGCGAGGCGACATCGACGCCGACCTGATCGAGCACCGCCGCCTCCATCTGGCAGGCCAGGGTCCGTCTCCAGATCAGCGCATAAAGCTTCTGCTGATCCGCATCGAGAAAGCGCGCGACGTCGGCCGGGCGGCGGAACACGTCGGTGGGGCGGATCGCTTCGTGTGCTTCCTGGGCGTTCTTGGCCTTGCTCTTGTAGACGCGTGGTTTTTCAGGCAGGTAGCGCTCGCCGTAGTCGGCCGATATCAGCCGACGGCAGGCGGTGACGGCCTCCGGCGCCATTTGCACGCCGTCGGTCCGCATGTAGGTGATCAGGCCGACGGTCTCGCCGTCGATGGAGACTCCCTCATACAGGCGCTGCGCCACCTTCATGGCGCGGGACGCGCTGAAGCCGAGCTTGCGCGACGCCTCCTGCTGCAGGGTCGAGGTAATGAACGGCGGCGCCGGGTTGCGGCGGGTCTGCTTGCGCTCGATCTTGGCGACGGAGAATTCCCGCTCCTCGATGGCGCGAAGCGCGGCGTCCGCCGCCTCCTTGTTGCCGAGCGAGAGCTTTTCGAGTTTGCGGCCTTCAAGGTGAGTGAGGTTCGCGGTGAACGTCTCGTCCCGGATCGTCTTGAACAGGCCGCTGACGGTCCAGTATTCCTCCGAGACGAACTTCTCGATTTCCTCTTCGCGATCGCAGATCAGGCGCAGGGCCACCGACTGGACCCTGCCGGCCGAGCGGCTGCCGGGCAGCTTCCGCCACAGCACCGGCGACAGCGTGAACCCGACAAGATAGTCGAGCGCACGGCGGGCAAGGTAGGCATGGATCAGGGGCTGATCGAGGTCGCGGGGATTGGCGAAGGCGTCGAGGATGGCGTCCCGGGTGATGGCGTTGAAGGCGACGCGCTTGACGTCGACCCCGCCCAAAGCCTTCTTTTCGCCCAGCACCTCGCAGACGTGCCAGGATATCGCCTCGCCCTCGCGGTCGGGGTCGGTGGCAAGGTAGAGATGGCGGGCGCCCCGCACCGCCTTGGCGATCTCGTCGAGGCGCTTCTTCGCCTGCGGATCGACGGTCCAGTCCATGGCGAAATCGGCGTCCGGCTGCACCGAGCCGTCCTTCGCCAACAGATCCCGCACATGCCCGTAGCTGGCGAGGACGGTGTAGTCGCCGCCGAGATAGCGGTTGATGGTCTTGGCCTTTGCCGGCGATTCGACGACGACGACGTCCATGGACCTCCCGCTCCGCAATGGATGTGTGCCCGGACATGGTGGGGGCCTCGGAGAATTGGCAGCAAGGGTGGCTTCGTCAACCATTGCCGGGAACCCAAGCCGTCACAGGTTCTCTCAGGCGATCAGCGCGACCCTGCCGCCGGGTTGCCGTTCCAGACGGCCAGCCAGTTCCCATTCCAGCAGCACCGTCGCCACGATGAAAGAAGACAGCCGGCAGCGGCGGATGATTTCGTCGACGGCGGCCGGGGCCGGTGACAGCGCATCGGCAATGCTGCGCCGGGCTTCATCGAGTTCGGTGTCGCTGATGCTCTCCGGGCCGGCAGCAGGCGCGAGCGGCGGCGGCTCGTTTACTGTGACGCCCCTGACCGGTGGAGCAGCAATGCAGAGTGCACCCAGCACGTCTTCGACGGTTTCGGTCAGAACGGCCCCTTGTCGGATCAGGTCGTTGGGCCCGCGCGCCCGCGCATCGAGTGGCGAGCCGGGCACGGCGAATACGTCGCGCCCCTGCTCCAGCGCCTGCCGGGCGGTAATCAGGGAGCCCGAACGGAGCGCCGCCTCGACGACGATGACGCCACGCGACATCCCGGAGATCAGGCGATTGCGCCGCGGGAAATGCCGCGCCTGCGGCTGGACGCCGGGAGGCATCTCGGAGATCACGACGCCGCGCTCGGCGATGGCGCGCTGGAGGTCGGCGTGCTCGGGCGGATAGACGACGTCGATGCCGCCCGCGACCACCGCCACCGTTCCGGTTGCCAGAGCGGCGCGATGGGCCGCCGCGTCGATGCCGCGCGCGAGCCCCGACACCACCGCAACGCCGGCTGCACCAAGGTCGCGGGCGAGGCTTTCGGCCATGCGCACGCCGTTGATCGAAGCATTGCGCGCCCCGACGATGGCCACCGAATCGCCGGCCGCGACGCGGGGGTCGCCGAACATGGCGAGGAGTGGCGGCGCGTCCTCGATATGGGCGAGCAGCGGCGGGTAGTCCGGCTCCCCGTTGGCCACCAGCCTCGCGCCGACGGTAGCAAGAGCATCCATCTCGCGCCGTGCCGAAGCGGCCGTACAGATGGTGATGGTTCTCCGTTGCCCGCCACGGCGCGACAACTCGGGTAGCGCCTGCAGCGCCGCCGACGCGTTTCCGAAGCGCTCCAGGAGCCGGCGGAACGTCACCGGGCCGACGTTCTCGGAGCGGATCAGACGCAGGCGGTAGAGCCGCTCGTTGTCGGAGAGCACGTTCGTCATAACAATCGTATCGGCAGGAACGTTCACCCTCGAGTCTACGGCATCATCGTCCAACCGGCAAATCAGGCAACGGCAAAATACCTTCCGAAGGCTGCGTTTCGTCAGCACGCTTGTGTTCGATCTGCAACCCATTCACACATGGGAGCGACACGCCGGATGCTGCAGGATTTAATATGACCGCAGCAGTGACCGGCGCGACAGACACAACAGGAGACGACCGATGAGAGTATCGTTGCTCGCGAGCGCGCTGATGGTGACCGCGCTGGCGTTAGCGGCGCCAGCCAGCGCCGACAGTCCGGCGGAGATCCAGGCGTTCGTCAAGAAGGCCGAGGCGACCGTCGAAACGTTCGCTGCCGACGATCTCGTGGCCGACCAGTTCCGCGACCTGGCACCGCAGGCGAAGGGCGTCATGATCTTGCCGACCAACGTCAAAGGCGGTTTCATCCTGGGCGGCAGCGGCGGCAATGCAGCGATGCTGGCCCGTGATCCCGCGACCGGCCAGTGGAGCTATCCCGCCTTCTACATCCTCGGGTCGATCACCTTCGGCCTGCAGATCGGCGGCGAGGTTTCGGAAATCATCATGCTGGTGATGACCCAGAAGGGCGTCGACGCCGTGCTTGGGGGCAGCTTCAAGCTGGGCGCCGACGTCAGCGTCGCGGCCGGGCCGGTCGGGGCCGGCGGCAAGGCACAGACCGCCGATATCCTCGCCTGGGCGAGGTCGAAGGGCGCCTATGCCGGCTTGAATGTGGAAGGTGCAGTGATCGAGCCGAAGGACAACTGGAACGCAATCTACTATGACAAGACGGGCGTACGGCCTCTCGACATCCTGGTCAACGGCTCGGCGACGAACGCGCAAGCCGACTCGCTGCGTGCTGCGGTGCGCAGCTTCGCCGCGGCAAAGTGATAGTTTGCCGGAGCCGGAACCGTCACCGGCTGTCGCAGAGAGGCGTCCTCGGCGGTTGTCATCGATGTGGCATTGGCAACACACCCCCGCCGGATAAAGACCACGTCCGGCGCGCTGCCATTGACGCAACCATACCGCGCAGCTACGTTTTCAGTCCACACGGCGATCAATTTAAAATGCCGGCAGAGCAGAGAGGCTGACATGTCAGATCAAGCGAGCTTCGCGAGGGAGACCGCGTGCGATCCAGACGACCGACAAGAGACACCCTTCGAAAGTGCCGCAGAAGGGGTGAGCGAACAGGCCGGTGCGTCCCACGGCAGTGGGTTCGGCGCCGATGACCACCCATACGATCCGGGGAAATACTGGGACATCTACGGCGGCACCGACTGAGCCGCCGGCCCGCCGGCGGCGGACGATTCTTCAGGTCTTGCCGCCGATGCGTGATTCCTCGCCGCGAACGAGGCGACGGATGTTGGCATGATGGCGGGCGACGGCGAGGGCGGCGAGCAGCACCGCGATTACTGTGCGCTTCTCGTCGGCAAGCCAAAACATGGCGAGCGGCGCGGTGGTGAGGGCGGCGAGAGCCGCAAGTGACGAATAGCGGAACGCCGCCGCGACCCCCAGCCAGACGCCGCACGCGATGAGGCCGACCGGCCACGCCAGCGCCAACAGCACACCGAGTGAGGTCGCAACCCCCTTGCCGCCGCGAAAGCGGAGCCAGACCGGGAAGTTGTGGCCGAGCACCGCGAACAGGCCGGCGAGCAGCGCAGCATCTTCGCCCCACAGACCCATCAGCAGCACGCCGGCGGCGCCCTTGCCGCCGTCCAGCAGCAGCGTCGCCGCCGCGAGGCCCTTGCTGCCGGTGCGGAGCACGTTGGTGGTGCCGATATTGCCGGAACCGATGCGGCGAATGTCGCCTTTGCCGGCGAGGCGGGTCAGCAGCAGCCCGAAAGGAATCGAGCCGAGCAGATAGCCGACCAGCCCCGCCACTTGATGGAGCATGGTGAGACCCAACCCACCGACGCCTTCAGGCATCGATCATACCTCAGCGGTCATAGGCGTAGACCCGGCGGCCGTCGACCACGGTGAGCAGCACCCGCCCCTGCACCGGCCGGTAGTCGAACGGCGTGTTCTTGGACTTGCTGTGCAGTTCGTACTCGCGCACTCGCCACGGCCGCTCCAGATCGAACAGGATCAAGTCGGCGGGCAGCCCGCGGGCGAGACGCCCCGCCGGCAGGCCGAGCAGGTCGGCAGGCTTGCAGGTCAACAACCGCAGCACGTCCAGCAGCGGAAGGCGGCCGTTGTGGTAAAGCTCGAGGGACACCGCCAGCAACGTCTCCAGGCCAATGCCGCCGAACGCCGCCTGGCCGAACGGCAGGCGCTTCGCGTCCTCGCTCTGCGGCGCATGGTCGGAAGCGATGGCGTCGATGGTGCCGTCGGCAAGACCGTCGATCACCGCCAGGCGGTCTTCTTCGGCGCGGAGCGGCGGCGACAGTTTGGCGAAGGTGCGGTAGTCGCCGACCGCGTTCTCGTTGAGGGCGAAATACGGCGGCGCGGTATCGCAGGTGGCGCGGATCCCCCGCGCCTTTGCCGCCCGCACCGCCTCCACCGCCGCTCTGGTCGACAAGTGCGCGAAATGGATGCGGCCGTCGGTGAGTTCGGCCAACCGCAGATCGCGCTCCACCATGATCACCTCGGCTTGGCGCGGGATACCGGACAGGCCGAGGCGGGTCGCCACTTCGCCGGCGTTCATGTCGCCGTCCTCCGCGAGGCTCGGTTCTTCCGGATGCTGGGCGATGATCAGATCGAAGCTGCGGGCGTAGTTCAGCGCCTGGCGCATCACTTGCGCGTTGCCGATGGCATGGACGCCGTCGGTGAAAGCAACCGCGCCCACCTCGGACAAAAGGCCCATTTCTGCGAGGGTTTCGCCGGCCAAGCCCTTGGTCACTGCGCCGTAGGTGTAGACCTTGGTGAGGCCGAGGAGCCGCGCCCGCCGCGCC
This Rhodospirillales bacterium DNA region includes the following protein-coding sequences:
- the pyrC gene encoding dihydroorotase, with translation MTFHIDKAPRRLAFVNARLLDPASGLDAVGGLLIAGESIADVGDHLTAASVPPDAMVIDAEGHCLCPGLVDIRVQLREPGEEHKATLASTGEAATAGGVTSMVCLPNTNPVIDDMSVVEFVARRARLLGLTKVYTYGAVTKGLAGETLAEMGLLSEVGAVAFTDGVHAIGNAQVMRQALNYARSFDLIIAQHPEEPSLAEDGDMNAGEVATRLGLSGIPRQAEVIMVERDLRLAELTDGRIHFAHLSTRAAVEAVRAAKARGIRATCDTAPPYFALNENAVGDYRTFAKLSPPLRAEEDRLAVIDGLADGTIDAIASDHAPQSEDAKRLPFGQAAFGGIGLETLLAVSLELYHNGRLPLLDVLRLLTCKPADLLGLPAGRLARGLPADLILFDLERPWRVREYELHSKSKNTPFDYRPVQGRVLLTVVDGRRVYAYDR
- the topA gene encoding type I DNA topoisomerase, encoding MDVVVVESPAKAKTINRYLGGDYTVLASYGHVRDLLAKDGSVQPDADFAMDWTVDPQAKKRLDEIAKAVRGARHLYLATDPDREGEAISWHVCEVLGEKKALGGVDVKRVAFNAITRDAILDAFANPRDLDQPLIHAYLARRALDYLVGFTLSPVLWRKLPGSRSAGRVQSVALRLICDREEEIEKFVSEEYWTVSGLFKTIRDETFTANLTHLEGRKLEKLSLGNKEAADAALRAIEEREFSVAKIERKQTRRNPAPPFITSTLQQEASRKLGFSASRAMKVAQRLYEGVSIDGETVGLITYMRTDGVQMAPEAVTACRRLISADYGERYLPEKPRVYKSKAKNAQEAHEAIRPTDVFRRPADVARFLDADQQKLYALIWRRTLACQMEAAVLDQVGVDVASPDRQVILRATGSVVAFDGFFKVYREGVDDADRKDSAAKGDDDDRLLPDLKEGEALERLSAEAEQHFTQPPPRFTEASLVKRLEELGIGRPSTYASILSVLQDRNYVRLDQRRFVPEDRGRLVTAFLANFFERYVAYDFTAAMEEKLDDVSGGRIDWKTVLAEFWRDFSAAVDGTKNLKISDVLDALDAVLGPHFFPTPKNGSDPRKCPACNDGRLNLKLGRYGAFIGCGRYPDCRFTRPLVLSGDEEADRQLVGNGQGRLLGTDPEGGQEVWLRKGPYGYYVQLGGAEEPAATPAAIAQEETASSTPATTSKGKGKGKAKAKAKPKPKRASLLKAMDPETVDLETALKLLALPRPIGSHPETGEMINAGVGRFGPYVSMGSNYVSLKDDDVLAIGLNRALTLIAEAIERKGPVIELGVHPADGKPVTVKRGRFGPYVQHGTLRATLPKSVASEDLTLEQGIELLQAKAARGGAAAKGGRPQSRADKPEKASPEKASPEKASPEKASKQAASGTVQASTKKPTKRAATPKAAPKRKPRTVTGT
- a CDS encoding lipid-binding SYLF domain-containing protein; amino-acid sequence: MRVSLLASALMVTALALAAPASADSPAEIQAFVKKAEATVETFAADDLVADQFRDLAPQAKGVMILPTNVKGGFILGGSGGNAAMLARDPATGQWSYPAFYILGSITFGLQIGGEVSEIIMLVMTQKGVDAVLGGSFKLGADVSVAAGPVGAGGKAQTADILAWARSKGAYAGLNVEGAVIEPKDNWNAIYYDKTGVRPLDILVNGSATNAQADSLRAAVRSFAAAK
- the plsY gene encoding glycerol-3-phosphate 1-O-acyltransferase PlsY → MLHQVAGLVGYLLGSIPFGLLLTRLAGKGDIRRIGSGNIGTTNVLRTGSKGLAAATLLLDGGKGAAGVLLMGLWGEDAALLAGLFAVLGHNFPVWLRFRGGKGVATSLGVLLALAWPVGLIACGVWLGVAAAFRYSSLAALAALTTAPLAMFWLADEKRTVIAVLLAALAVARHHANIRRLVRGEESRIGGKT
- the dprA gene encoding DNA-protecting protein DprA — protein: MTNVLSDNERLYRLRLIRSENVGPVTFRRLLERFGNASAALQALPELSRRGGQRRTITICTAASARREMDALATVGARLVANGEPDYPPLLAHIEDAPPLLAMFGDPRVAAGDSVAIVGARNASINGVRMAESLARDLGAAGVAVVSGLARGIDAAAHRAALATGTVAVVAGGIDVVYPPEHADLQRAIAERGVVISEMPPGVQPQARHFPRRNRLISGMSRGVIVVEAALRSGSLITARQALEQGRDVFAVPGSPLDARARGPNDLIRQGAVLTETVEDVLGALCIAAPPVRGVTVNEPPPLAPAAGPESISDTELDEARRSIADALSPAPAAVDEIIRRCRLSSFIVATVLLEWELAGRLERQPGGRVALIA